Below is a genomic region from Primulina eburnea isolate SZY01 chromosome 9, ASM2296580v1, whole genome shotgun sequence.
AGGAAAAGAAGAGGTATAATCATCAGAGACCTTTTCTCTTGTTCTTCTTCTTATAACTTATTGCACTTTTTGGCCGATGCTAATTTTTTACTGTTTTGTATGTTTGCATGGAAGTCTGGAATTTTTTATGGCTGCACAGGCATGTGATTGACACAGagaattatgaatttttatgtttaGTTGAAATGGAAGAAATAAAAATCTGTTGGGTGTGGATTTTGCTTAAACCATTTAATTAACTTTATGTGTGTCAATGTTGTCTTTGGATCAGATGGAGAAATTAAGCTCTCCTCCCAGTCCCGATTTAACAATTAGCTTTTAACAAGGAGAATAGTGAAGGTTCAACTATCTTTTTAATCCAAGTATGTCGAGTAGGAAGTTCATTTGCATATGTAATCGTGGGCTCTCTTTAAGCCTCTGGTGATGCAGTCTCTTCCACCTTGTAGGTGGACTTTTTTTTCTCCTCTCTTTTTGAGTGTTGTAGAAGCAACACAATTTCAGGTGATATTTTGCTTCTTGCTAGGTTGAAGTTGTTAATTGCACCACTTGAATGAACACATCTTCAACCATTTCCTTGTCCTTTTAATATAGATAATCATTTCCATCCAATGTTTCTCTCTTTCTCCCAAAGGTAGGTTTCACAAAtgtaatattttgtttattatGAATAACAATTGAGTTTAATTGTGTTGTAATATTTGACATAGATTGTGGAAGACACTCAAATTGCTTAATCTGTAAACATCTAAGTCAGTGGCACAAACGAGTTACTTTACCTATAGACATCTAAGTCAATGGCAGTGTGCTATATTTCTTATCTTGATAATCGCAATGAGTTTTGAAACTGTCTTGTAATAATTGAGAAGTATGTCCTCTTTATCGTACGTGTAAGCCTAATGATGGTTATATCATGGGAGGGAGTCAGTTTTAATGATCTATACACTCTTAATGTAATTTGTTTTTGGTTTTCGGAATCTTCACTTTCTCTTCTCGTTTTTTTGTTGAAGTATTTCCTTGAATCTGTTTCTTGATCCTATCTATATTAGGCCTTCACCATTTCAGAATGGTTCTTATTATATAATGGGATTGTCACCTCTATCGTAAATTGTTTTGTAAACATAGCTTGCAATAAATTTGAGTTATTTTAGCTGATTTTCTATCTCTTCTTCTTGTTCTTTCAAGTACATGCAACTTATATCAAGATTCACAAAACATGCATgatattctttattttttttctccTGTCTATATTCAGTCTCTCATTCAGAAACTGTGCTGCAATTAATGCAACATTGTGCCAATGTGATTAATTAGTTTGTTGAAACCATGAATCTTAAGATTTTAGTGCCTGTACCCTTTTTCAGTGGGGTTTATATCTGATAAAACAAGTAAAATTCGAAATCAaatagaaaaaattaaaaaagagtcatataataaatataaataatattaatccTACCAAAAAAGTTATAATTCTAAAAGATTAGCAAAAtggaaaatatttaaaaaattcctCGATTAATCTCTAAATTATCCCCCTTCAGATTGCTGAGGCTTTGAATCCAATCTACCTTTGGTTTTCAAGTTATATTGGACTTGAATTGACCTGgctgttatttttatttatgacaCATGCATCTCTTAAAAGTTGGTGTTTAAGATAATCACTGACGAAGATGTAACCCAGAAGCATATGTAGTGTGATAATTTGAGTGGGATTTCAGACCTAGCTTaactattttttcttttttttttttaatgttaaatTCAAGATCTGCTGGCATTACTTCAATTATTTGTTGAAAAGAGCTGTATCCGAATAACATCAGCTTTTCTTTCTACAACAATGGATGGGCTAGTGTACTTCAGTAACTAGCATTAAGACCTATATATTTGTTTGACAGTCTTCTCGACAGGATAAATTGGAGGATGTTTCTGGtaatgtttattttgatttcTCATTAATCTACTGTTTACCAGACATGAAACTGAAATATTTTGGAACGGGAATCAGTTAGAGGTATGCTTAAAAAGCATAAGCATGAATGTCTAATGCCTTTTTCGACATGGAGGTTAGTTTGTCGTTCATTTTAGTTATGATTACAGAAAATCAAAAGGCCAATAGCTGCTAAGAAATCTGGTTCATATTCTACACCTATGTAAAAGTGATCTCTATCTTTGAACACTTGTGATATCCTTAGAACTGACTCATCCGATGTTGGATCATTTGCAATTTGTCATTTGACAATTTCACCTCTTTCCAGGCGTCAACAGGAGGCAGAATTAAAATTGATAGAGGAAGAAACTGCAAAGAGGGTAGCGGAGGCAATTCAGAAGAAAGTTGAAGAGAGATTGAATTCTGTGGATCTCAGCCTTGAAATAGAGAAGCTCCTAAAGGAAGGTAGGAAGAAACTTGTTTCTGAGGTTGCAGCTCAActtgaaaaagaaaaggaaTCTGCTCTTGCAGAAACTCGTAAAAAAGAGGTCAGCTTATATTATTCATTTCATTGAAAATTCACGTTTCTATGCTGCCACCCTTTTGGGGGGATGGAAAGCTCCTCCCCGGATTGCCTGATAAACGAGACATCTGTGAACTTTGTTATTTATCTTCTCTTTTTAGGTAGATATATAGCGGATGTACCTTAGCCATACCTTattgtactcccaacttttcgTAATCTGGTTTGCTTCACTTTTTTAAAAAGATGTAAAATATTGCTGTGTGTCAAATATACCGGCGTATTTAATCTGAGAGTTCAGATCTCTTGATGTGATTTACTCAATGCGCATAAATGTTTGATCCTTGATCAGTAGTATTTAGAAACTGAATTTGACTTGGTTGATGCGTCCAGGTGTATTTTCTGGTCTTTTATATTTGCATGTAACCATTCTTTGACTTTGTTTACTACGAAAGAGTGTAATTGTAATGCACGAGCATGTACAGGAACAAGCTAGAAGAGAGAAAGAAGAGCTGGAACGATTGCTGGAAGATAACAGGAGGAGGGTGGAAGAATCTCAAAGAAGAGAAGCATTAGAACAGCAAACAAGAGAAGAGGAGCGCTATAAAGAATTGGTGGAGCGCCAGCGGCAGAAAGAAGAGGCTCTGCGCAGGAAAAAACAGCAAGAAGAGGAGGAACGTGCGAATCAAATGAAATTGTTGGGCAAGAACAAATCTCGACCTAAGTTGTCATTTGCCCTAGGATTGAAATGATGAATTTTCTACTATGAATTTTCACTGTCTAATGGTGAAAAGCAGACATTGAAATCAGTCCTTGCCACCTCAGCATTTCCCTTTCTATGTGAAGTATTCTGCGCTTGTTTGTGAAGTAATATTGGGGGAAAGTCTATGTAGAATATCGACTTCAACATTCCTctatattgatgatttattttaagtttttttctCCTTTTGGATGCGATTAAAATTTATGTTGGTTTCAAGACTGATGCTAAGAGGGTTAAATAATTTTTGCTATTTTCAACTATAAAAGCTTTTGAAAGAGGTAAAATGGTATTTAGGACAATTGAAAATTGATGTCTTGATAAGTTATTAGGATATTGTAATACATATGGATCATCTTATAATCGTTCTATTAATCCTTGCTATTCATTCCAAGAACTAAATTGTAAGTCTTACATTCAATTCCTATTTACTATCAAGTCTTATATTTTTGTCATACTTCAATGTTCCCAATAATTGGCCTCGTAAATTTTGAAAACAGCCTTGTTTCATTCaagtatttgaaaaataatactcGAATACACATGCCAgagttcatttttttttaaaaaaatgcccaaatttattttattaactaTACTCTCTTACCTCATCTATCAGAAATAAGTTGATATTTAAGGGAGAATTTATAAATAATTCTTTGGACAAATAATTGAATTAGGGAAAGgaaataaaacattattttttcaTCAGGGAAAAAATAACCAATCCTTTGATGACATACAATTAATTGTCCCACTTTACTCTATAGAAAAGTTAACAAAGTTGAGGGCTATAATATGATAAAAGGCAGTAAACAAATCTAGCCGGTTCGTGAATTTTTTGAGTCTgttcaataaatatttgattcgtATTTGAATTTATCGAATTCGAACATGTTCAAACTTTTTTCAAGTCAAACTCAGACctaaattattttgtttgataTTTGCGAGCTGCTCGCATATCAAatgttgatattttattaatataatattaattatatattaaatattataaatttcaaGCTTTTGGACGTTTCGAGTTTCCGAACTTTCATTCTCAAACCTTACTATCTGAACAATAGCTCGAATAACTCatgaatattttcgaaaatttcaaatCGAACTCAAACTTCTTTTTGAGCTGAATTTgagcaaaaaaaattaaaaaaatccgAACTTGGAATTGAGTTCAAATTATACTTAATTTGAGCTAAATTcgaattttcaattttattaaaattcggCTCGATCCGGTTCATATACACTATGATAATTTAGTTAAAAGGTAAAACGATAAAATGCAACCTTCAATCATTCCTAACAATTTTGCAAGAATTAAAGACCAACTTTTGTTCAAAAATATGTCACCAAGAATTACTAATCACAACAAAGCCTAATCCTCAAAATCATGCACATCAATAATCAGCCACATCTGGGATGGAAACTGGGTACAAATCTATTTCATCGGACCACACATTCCTCGTCTTGGGATCCAACTCACAGATACATTCCCAAATCGCGCTGTTACACTTGAAACCACTCCCAAATGCAATCTGCCAAACCCGATCACCCTTTTTAATCCTACCCTTGGCCTCCAAATAACTCAGCTCATACCACACAGAGGAAGATGAAGTGTTCCCGAATCTGTAAAGTGTCATTCTTGACGCCTCTCCGTCTTCGTTGCTCAGCCTCAACTTATCCTGTACCGCATCGATCACCGCCTTCCCACCGGCATGTATACAGAAATGACTGATATTTCTCTTGAAATCCGGAACACATATTTCTGTCTTTTGCCCGAAAAGTTTTGATCTGACTATGGAAAGTCCGGTGATAATCAGCTCGTTAAGGGGTAAAATATGGGGGGCTAGTTCTGTTATGTTGTTCTTCATTGCATTTCCTGCTACACGAAGCAGGCTTCTTGATAACGAAACTCCCACTATCCCGGATTCATCGGCTTCTTGATAAACGGATTTGTACGATTCGTTATCTGACCCCATGTGGGTTCTGAAAAGATGACGAATAGTGTATTTCGATCGTTTTCTGTCTTGGGTTTTGTTGGATAACAAGACTGCTACGCCCCCCATTCGGAACAGAACGTTTGCTAAAAGAAAGGATTTTAACTTTCCTTCGTAACCATTTGAGGTTATGACTTCCATGCTAAGAACCAAAGCAAGTGAGTTTCTGTTAACTTTTAGCAAATCTTTAGCCAAGCTAATGGCTACTAATCCGGCGCTGCACCCCATTCCGCTGAGGCTAATGCTTTTTATGTTGCTTCGGAATCCGAATTTGTTTATGACCATAGATGTGATGGAAGGCGTGGGGCAGAAGATGCTGCAGTTGGATACAAGAATGTCTATGTTTTTGGGGTTCACTTGGTGTTTTTCGAGGATGTCTTTAACGACAGTAAAGAGGACAGTTTCTATTTCGGCTTTGGGTGGATTTAGAGATTTATCATGTGGGATTTGATGAACTGAAAGAGGTAAACAAGACTGAGGACCAATGGAAGATCTTTCATACACTTTTGTTTGAAAATCTATGGTTTCTCTCACGAAAACATCGCTTAACTCAACATGTTCTACGAAATGAGCTCCTGGAACCCTTAAATTTGCAGGTGGGAGATAGCATGAAAAGTCTATAAGGTAAACGCCAATGGATTTTGAAGAAAAGAAGTATACAAGGAAGAGAAATACACTGAATGCTAAGATTTGAGAGGCAGAAAAAGGGATAAAGGAAAGGGAAGTTTCAGATGAAATCACCATTTTTTGATGCTTAATTCAAGATTTTTGGAGGGTTATTAATTTCCTCTAGAGTAaatatggattttcttgttattTGATGCAAATTTGTAGGGAAATGCAAGTTTTGTTTTGGTCATGAATGGTGCGTGCATGCCTTTTGGACCTCATCAAGGCGTGCGTCTTTGGTTTCTGGTTTGTTATTTTCACGTCAAGTAAGCAACAACATTGATAACGTGACCTTTCCATATAACAATGTGTCCATGCTGACATTTTTGAGTTGTATTTTTctatcatttaataataatataccaATACtttcttttctatttttttttatcgagAATGTTGACATCAAATCAACGGCGTAGATACGTCGAAAAATGActgaaattacaaaaaaaaacttttatatCTTATATAACCAAAATGGGAAAATCGAAGATATAAAGAcaaaaaagttattttaaatggGCCGTTTGAATCGGGCTTGAGGCCCAATATACGCATACACAAACAAACAGGGAGAGATTGAGGCGCGAATCTCTTTCATGTGTGAAAAAATGTCGATATTTGAATATCCAAGGCTCTCTCGCCGCGAAATCATCGCAGTTCTGGCCGAAAATCAAATCGCCGCCGTATCCGAGGCCGACCTACACCACCCCGACCCAGAATTCATCTGCAATGTCTCTACTGTTAGCATACGCTAAACCTTAATCTTGATAAATTCTCTTTTTTTATTTGGAGTGTATTTTTCTACTATTTACTTTGagaatgtttttttattttactggtAGATTGTTGGTACTGAGGAATTGAAGGTTTATTTTGTGTTTAGAAATGCTTCCATTTAAATTTTCCGGATTTTTATCCATTTCAGTTTCCACCAATCCAATTTGGTGAATCCGAACCCATTATTAGGACAAGAGATTGTTTTGTACGAGCAAATTAAGTCTAATGTCTTTGGGTTTTTATATTTTTCGCCATATTCAAATTCACAGGGATGATAATGGGCAGATGGAGTTTGGTGCTCTTGAGCAGTTGGAAAATCCGGAGACCCATGTGAATTCGATTCAGCTCATGAATTTGTATAGCAAGATTCGAGAGCTTTTGGCTGCCATCAGTTGCCCCAAATCTTTCATGCCCAAGGACTTGTTAAAAACAGAGCCTGATCGCACTGAACACTTTCTCAGTGCCCTTCTCAATTTTTATCTCTTTAGGTGACAAAAGAAATCTAGGTTCTTAGACCGgtgcttttttaaaaaaaacattgacAATTTTCTAGTTTCTCATTTTACGGTTTGTGATGCAGAGAGACAAAGTTAAATCAATTGAATTCTATTGGAAATGACTTTAATCTTTTTGAAGAGCGTAAACTAGCTGCTGAAGCAAGAATTTCTGTGGTACATGAGTAGCATGTATCTCGCCTTCCTTCTTTGTTTGGCGTGGTTTTTGATTATTCCCATTTGAATTCTTTCTTGATATTCAACATTAGTTGAACTCGGAGATATCAGAATGTGAGGAGTCTAGACAAAAGGAGTTGCCACTTGTTCAAGAAGTAAACACTAAAGTTAATGAATTGCGTCTGACTGTTTCAAGCCTTAACACTCACCAAAGGTCCTTGAAGGCTTCTACTAAAAAATTGAAGGATAAGGCCAAGGAAAGTGATGAGAAGGTTTGACTGTTCATGCAATGTTTATCTTTCTTTTTTGGAAGTTATAAATTCATGCTAATATTTTGGTTGTTTGATGCGAATTTTCGTTTTCTTCAAAATGCATAAATTATATGCACGCTTAGTGTGATTTTGACTTTTTTGACAGATCTCTAATGCAGAATTTGCATTGGTTCAAAGTGTCCAAGAAAATGCAAATTTACAATCTAAAATAGTCCAGTCACCAGACAAGCTTCAGGTATGAACACTGTTTTTCCTGACGTTTAAATATGTGGAGTTTTGCAGCAAGATGCAAGGAACACATATGATTTCTGAACGATGTTACTTCAACCTACTTGTGAGCATGTACTGCATTTTGCTTGAAATTTTTATCTGGTCTGTGTTCATTCCTTGACAAAAATAATCCGGGAAAAACACTTAAGTGGATCCTTCCTGTAGGAGAGTGGAGAAGCTATACTTAGCCTATGCGATACAGGATGAGGTTGGCAAAGACCCAGCCACTCCCTTGAAAATCATTTCTCTCTGGCACAAATGATGCTTGAAAGGCATAGAGAACCGATAGTGGTGCTACCATTTTCTGTGTTGTGAATTGTGTCtttaatctttatctgtattaTCTTATCATTAACTGTGCATACTCAGAGATCCTCACTCCAGATGATATTAAGCAAAACAGAATGATGATAAGTGGTGTGGAAATGGATAATCTATGGACATCATGCATTGCAAGATTCAACATGATAGCAATGTACTGTTTTTTTCCTAGGCATTATAATCTGTTGTGGCCTTAAGGTGTTGCCATATGGCCTTATAGAGTTCTGACATGTTTTTCTTGTGCCATGTTAGTATTAacctatttttggaaacttTCTTTTTATGGTCATGCTTTCCTCTTGAATCATGGATACTTTGAATAAAACCTGTTGCTTGTGATTGAGCTGGACTGGCCCGGATGTAATCATTCCTTATGCTGATATTTAAGCTCTCGTCTTCTATATATGTACATTAATCATTTTATTGAAGACCTTCAACATAAAACAATTTTGAAGATATTGCCTACATGAAAATTATTTGTGCATTTCGCTCATCTTATTTACCATACTCATCCTTCTTGTTTCCTGTCCCTCATCTTATCTATCCCATCCGTACTCATCCTTCTTGATCAGATGAAGTTAAATTGGGATGGTTGCATTACATTTCTTTTAACCTTACGTTTTCATCTGTTAATTTGACTTCATTATCTTTATTTTATCACTAGCATTTCTTTAATTGACAGAGGGCTTTAGAggagaaaaaaatattaaaattgaaacAAAAGATGCTGAAAGAGCAACGATTCAATTGTATCGGGATAAGATGACTACAGTTGAGGCTTATTCGAAGGTATTCTACTTTTTAATTTAAATCACAAATGTGGCTTTATAGTTGTATGCATGTTCGCTTGCTGGTATTTATAAATTGTTACTTCATGAATTTCGCTCTTAATGGATGAGAATCATAGGATAAGTCATAAGAGTCATAAGACCAAAAACCTTTCCTTCCCACAGGACAAATGCAAGCTCTTATTTTGATGTGAAATTTTTAGCCTGTGCTATCGTGACCTTCAACAGGTGAACTCTGCTAAGACAGTTGAGAAAGATGTGAAGGTTCTCAAAAGTAAGCTTAGCGATGATGGAGTGTTAAATAAGTCGCTTGAGGCCAAACTTGTTGAATTGCAAGCAAAAGGTAGCAATAGTTTCGCTAATTTGAATTGTTTTTTAAAGCTCTAATTTGAATTGTTGTGTTCTGTACTTCGTGTGGTTTCTAAGTAGAATTTTTTTTCCAGTGGGCCAGTCGAAAGAAAATAAAAGGCAGCTTGAGAAGGAGAGCTCTTAA
It encodes:
- the LOC140841965 gene encoding uncharacterized protein At1g10890-like isoform X2, with the translated sequence MVHTVYSLQCLRRRSRSSSYDRRRSRSRSQKCHKSRSSTPKRDKRQRKKSTSVSSLNVSPSVISGSKQMKDASEKLREEEEKKRRQQEAELKLIEEETAKRVAEAIQKKVEERLNSVDLSLEIEKLLKEGRKKLVSEVAAQLEKEKESALAETRKKEEQARREKEELERLLEDNRRRVEESQRREALEQQTREEERYKELVERQRQKEEALRRKKQQEEEERANQMKLLGKNKSRPKLSFALGLK
- the LOC140841965 gene encoding uncharacterized protein At1g10890-like isoform X1; the encoded protein is MGRDRGISRSPLHRRRYSPSPSPVRFVHRSRRDRTRSPYSRSRRRSRSSSYDRRRSRSRSQKCHKSRSSTPKRDKRQRKKSTSVSSLNVSPSVISGSKQMKDASEKLREEEEKKRRQQEAELKLIEEETAKRVAEAIQKKVEERLNSVDLSLEIEKLLKEGRKKLVSEVAAQLEKEKESALAETRKKEEQARREKEELERLLEDNRRRVEESQRREALEQQTREEERYKELVERQRQKEEALRRKKQQEEEERANQMKLLGKNKSRPKLSFALGLK
- the LOC140841966 gene encoding 3-ketoacyl-CoA synthase 7-like, translating into MVISSETSLSFIPFSASQILAFSVFLFLVYFFSSKSIGVYLIDFSCYLPPANLRVPGAHFVEHVELSDVFVRETIDFQTKVYERSSIGPQSCLPLSVHQIPHDKSLNPPKAEIETVLFTVVKDILEKHQVNPKNIDILVSNCSIFCPTPSITSMVINKFGFRSNIKSISLSGMGCSAGLVAISLAKDLLKVNRNSLALVLSMEVITSNGYEGKLKSFLLANVLFRMGGVAVLLSNKTQDRKRSKYTIRHLFRTHMGSDNESYKSVYQEADESGIVGVSLSRSLLRVAGNAMKNNITELAPHILPLNELIITGLSIVRSKLFGQKTEICVPDFKRNISHFCIHAGGKAVIDAVQDKLRLSNEDGEASRMTLYRFGNTSSSSVWYELSYLEAKGRIKKGDRVWQIAFGSGFKCNSAIWECICELDPKTRNVWSDEIDLYPVSIPDVADY